One genomic segment of Bacillus thermozeamaize includes these proteins:
- a CDS encoding helicase-exonuclease AddAB subunit AddA — protein sequence MGSAMMRWPKPPESHWTDEQWEAIAATGNNILVAAAAGSGKTAVLVERIIRKITDPNEPVDVDRLLIVTFTHAAAGEMRQRIGEALARELEKRPESRHLRRQLTLLNRAMIATLHSFCMSVVRKYYYRLDLDPNFRIADEVESELLQEEVLETLFEDEYSREDNAAFFDLVDRYGSDRSDVNVQRLVRRLYDFSRSHPSPDAWLDQMAARYEVPEGRALDELPWTAELIREVRRELDGCRRLLAQALDLSREPGGPSAYAGTLEEDLLQIDALLARQSWEELHAGFQALRFGTLPRVRQEEAREELKERVKQLRQQVKGRLQEMGELLFSRPPAALLRDLRELAPVMRTLVQLVQKFGQRYWEAKKAKGLLDFSDLEHLCLQVLTGEGSAPGQRVPSEAAQQYQEQFVEVLVDEYQDTNLVQEAILRLVTRGNNLFMVGDVKQSIYRFRLAEPGLFLEKYKSFTRTGEGGGLRIDLSRNFRSRSPVLAATNFVFRQLMDEQVGEVRYDEAAELKPGAVYPDAEGTEVELVVIDRGRQEKEEDAGGTESSHADRRMQSEGQAAPGMEEEEELETAQLEARWMARQIQALIQKPYLIYDKDRRAMRPVTYRDIVILLRSMPWAPVIMEELKAHGIPVYAELSGGYFEAVEVATMLSLLKVIDNPDQDIPLAAVLRSPIVGLREDELAAIRLQKPGGSFWEAVKAACRSLEDEGLREKVVRFCRQLERWRARARQGALSELIWQIYRETGYLDFVGGMPGGKQRQANLRALYDRARAYESTSFRGLFRFLRFVERMQERGDDLGVARALGEQEDVVRLMTIHKSKGLEFPVVFVGSLGKSFNLQDLGGNLLLHKDLGIGSRLIDPIRRLSIPTLPWLAIGKRLQLESAAEEMRILYVAMTRAREKLYLVGTVRDGQKAREKWSETLSEEGWLLLETARARARSFLDWLGPAIARHRQGTPLRSGEPADPAVANAAVAAVSNPEVVAVSHPEVAADPASWKVRVIPEEELKGRTSPEEQAAADLLQAVAEGAAVPVRSPFQQEVARRLSWDYPHLAATHARSKQTVSELKRRFQQAGEDEEALPLVQAPAASAMFRSELVQRPRFLQKNRQLTPAERGTATHLVMQHLPLSPDLDERKLREWLERMVQQELLTPEEAAAIPVEGILRLFATPVGQRLLAAPFVRREVPFSYALPAEEVHGMAKRTGAPQGMAGVGLQGVSGDERHVLSGRELQGTSAGGPQGMSGEVVLLQGVIDCLFRDERGLVLLDYKTDTIYGPFAGFEQAEPVLKERYALQLQLYARAVEAIWGMPVAEKVLYFFDGGHLLPVP from the coding sequence ATGGGGAGCGCGATGATGCGCTGGCCGAAGCCGCCGGAAAGCCACTGGACGGATGAGCAATGGGAGGCGATTGCCGCCACAGGCAACAACATCCTGGTGGCGGCCGCTGCCGGCAGCGGCAAGACGGCGGTCCTGGTGGAGCGGATTATCCGGAAAATCACTGACCCCAATGAGCCGGTGGATGTGGATCGCTTGCTCATCGTCACGTTTACCCATGCGGCCGCCGGGGAGATGCGGCAGCGGATTGGCGAGGCGCTGGCCCGGGAACTGGAGAAGCGGCCGGAATCCCGCCACCTTCGCCGCCAGCTGACGCTGTTGAACCGGGCGATGATCGCCACCCTCCATTCGTTTTGCATGTCGGTGGTGCGCAAGTACTATTACCGGCTGGATTTGGACCCCAACTTCCGGATCGCGGATGAGGTGGAAAGCGAACTGTTGCAGGAGGAAGTGCTGGAGACGCTGTTTGAAGATGAGTACAGCCGGGAGGACAACGCCGCATTTTTCGATCTGGTCGATCGCTACGGTTCGGACCGCAGCGATGTGAATGTGCAGCGGCTGGTCCGCCGCCTCTACGATTTCTCCCGCTCTCATCCTTCACCGGATGCCTGGCTTGACCAGATGGCTGCCAGGTACGAGGTGCCGGAGGGGCGGGCGCTGGATGAACTGCCTTGGACGGCGGAGCTCATCCGCGAGGTGAGGCGGGAGCTGGACGGGTGCCGGCGGTTGCTGGCACAGGCGCTGGATCTCAGCCGGGAGCCGGGAGGCCCGTCCGCCTACGCCGGGACGCTGGAGGAGGATTTGCTCCAGATCGACGCTTTGCTGGCGCGACAGAGCTGGGAGGAGCTGCATGCCGGTTTTCAGGCGTTGCGTTTCGGCACCCTGCCAAGGGTCCGGCAGGAAGAGGCGCGGGAGGAGCTGAAGGAACGGGTGAAGCAGTTGCGCCAGCAGGTGAAGGGGAGGCTGCAGGAGATGGGCGAGCTGCTGTTCAGCCGCCCGCCGGCCGCCTTGTTGCGGGATTTGCGCGAGCTGGCGCCGGTGATGCGTACCCTGGTGCAGCTGGTGCAGAAGTTCGGGCAGCGTTACTGGGAGGCGAAAAAGGCGAAGGGACTGCTCGACTTCAGCGATCTGGAACACCTCTGCCTGCAGGTGTTGACCGGCGAGGGCTCCGCGCCGGGGCAACGGGTCCCTTCCGAGGCGGCGCAGCAGTACCAGGAGCAATTTGTCGAGGTGCTGGTGGACGAGTATCAGGACACGAACCTGGTGCAGGAGGCCATCCTCCGGCTGGTGACGCGCGGAAACAACCTGTTCATGGTCGGCGATGTGAAACAGAGCATTTACCGTTTCCGGCTGGCGGAACCCGGACTCTTTCTGGAGAAGTACAAATCGTTCACCCGGACCGGCGAAGGCGGGGGGTTGAGGATCGATCTCTCGCGCAATTTCCGCAGCCGTTCGCCCGTGCTGGCCGCCACCAATTTCGTCTTCCGGCAGCTCATGGATGAACAGGTGGGTGAGGTGCGTTACGATGAAGCGGCCGAGCTGAAACCCGGGGCCGTCTATCCCGATGCGGAAGGAACCGAGGTGGAGCTGGTGGTGATTGACCGCGGCCGGCAGGAGAAAGAGGAGGATGCCGGCGGCACGGAATCCAGCCATGCGGACAGAAGGATGCAAAGTGAGGGCCAGGCGGCGCCCGGCATGGAGGAAGAGGAGGAGCTGGAGACCGCCCAGTTGGAGGCGCGCTGGATGGCCCGGCAGATTCAGGCGCTCATCCAAAAGCCTTATCTGATCTATGACAAGGATCGGCGCGCCATGCGTCCCGTCACCTACCGGGATATTGTCATCCTGCTCCGTTCGATGCCCTGGGCCCCGGTCATCATGGAGGAGCTGAAGGCGCATGGCATCCCGGTGTATGCCGAGCTGTCCGGCGGGTACTTTGAAGCGGTGGAAGTGGCCACCATGCTTTCCCTGCTGAAAGTGATCGACAACCCCGATCAGGACATCCCCCTGGCGGCGGTGCTCCGTTCGCCCATCGTGGGCCTGCGGGAAGACGAGCTGGCCGCTATCCGCCTGCAGAAGCCGGGAGGCAGTTTCTGGGAGGCGGTGAAAGCGGCGTGCCGTTCCCTGGAGGATGAGGGGTTGCGGGAGAAAGTGGTTCGCTTCTGCCGGCAGCTGGAGCGCTGGCGCGCCCGCGCCCGGCAGGGGGCCCTTTCCGAGCTGATCTGGCAGATTTACCGGGAGACCGGGTATCTTGACTTTGTCGGCGGGATGCCGGGCGGCAAGCAGCGGCAGGCCAACCTGCGGGCGCTTTACGACCGGGCCCGGGCGTACGAATCCACCTCTTTCCGCGGCCTCTTCCGCTTCTTGCGGTTTGTCGAGCGGATGCAGGAGCGGGGGGATGACCTGGGAGTGGCACGGGCGCTGGGAGAGCAGGAAGACGTGGTCCGGCTGATGACCATCCACAAGAGCAAGGGACTGGAGTTTCCCGTCGTCTTTGTGGGCAGTCTGGGCAAATCGTTCAACCTGCAGGATCTGGGAGGCAATCTGTTGCTCCACAAGGACTTAGGCATCGGCAGCCGCCTGATTGACCCCATCCGCCGGCTCAGCATTCCCACGCTTCCCTGGCTGGCCATCGGCAAGCGACTGCAGCTGGAGTCGGCGGCGGAGGAAATGCGCATCCTCTATGTGGCCATGACGCGGGCGCGGGAGAAACTCTATCTGGTCGGGACGGTGCGGGACGGGCAGAAGGCCAGGGAGAAGTGGTCAGAGACGCTTTCGGAAGAAGGCTGGCTTCTGCTGGAAACGGCCCGCGCCCGTGCCCGCTCCTTTCTCGACTGGCTGGGACCGGCCATCGCCCGCCACCGCCAGGGTACGCCGCTGCGCAGCGGAGAGCCGGCGGACCCGGCTGTTGCAAATGCCGCGGTGGCGGCTGTCTCAAATCCTGAGGTGGTGGCCGTTTCCCATCCCGAGGTGGCCGCTGATCCTGCCTCATGGAAGGTTCGTGTGATCCCCGAAGAGGAGCTGAAAGGGCGTACCTCTCCGGAGGAACAGGCGGCGGCGGACCTGCTGCAGGCCGTGGCTGAAGGCGCAGCGGTGCCTGTGCGCAGTCCGTTCCAGCAAGAGGTCGCGCGACGCCTCAGCTGGGATTATCCCCACCTGGCAGCGACGCACGCCCGCTCCAAGCAGACGGTGAGCGAGTTGAAACGGCGTTTTCAGCAGGCCGGGGAGGATGAGGAGGCGCTGCCGCTTGTTCAGGCGCCCGCTGCGAGCGCGATGTTCCGTTCCGAACTGGTGCAGCGGCCCCGTTTCCTGCAAAAGAACCGGCAGCTCACGCCGGCAGAGCGGGGTACCGCCACCCACCTGGTGATGCAGCATCTGCCCCTTTCGCCCGATTTGGATGAGCGAAAGTTGCGGGAATGGCTCGAGCGGATGGTCCAGCAGGAACTGCTCACCCCGGAGGAGGCGGCAGCCATCCCCGTCGAGGGCATTCTTCGCCTTTTTGCGACGCCGGTCGGCCAGCGCCTCCTGGCTGCCCCGTTTGTCCGCCGGGAGGTTCCGTTCAGCTATGCCTTGCCGGCGGAAGAGGTGCACGGGATGGCGAAGCGTACCGGCGCGCCGCAAGGAATGGCCGGGGTTGGGCTTCAAGGCGTGTCCGGGGATGAACGTCACGTCTTGTCCGGGAGAGAGCTTCAAGGCACTTCCGCGGGAGGGCCGCAAGGAATGTCCGGGGAGGTGGTGCTGCTTCAGGGGGTCATCGACTGCCTCTTTCGGGATGAGCGGGGATTGGTCCTGCTCGACTACAAAACCGACACCATCTATGGTCCTTTTGCGGGTTTCGAGCAGGCCGAACCGGTGTTGAAGGAACGTTATGCGTTGCAGTTGCAGCTGTATGCCCGGGCGGTGGAGGCGATCTGGGGAATGCCGGTGGCGGAGAAGGTGCTCTACTTTTTCGACGGCGGCCATCTCTTGCCTGTGCCGTAG
- a CDS encoding exonuclease sbcCD subunit D: MRILHTADWHLGRTLEGRSRLDEQAQFLDELRALAEEEAIDLVLLAGDVFDTVNPPAAAEQLFYESISRLADKGRRPVVIIAGNHDSPDRLAAATPLAREQGITLLGYPVREALRIPVPAAGEVLCLAALAYPSESRLNELLVESQQEELLRDAYDERVKHLFHQLSAAFSPSTVNVAMSHLFVAGGSSSDSERPIEVGGAYTVRPSSLPAHAQYVALGHLHRPQDVKQAPTLARYAGSPLAFSFSEAGYAKSVTVVDVRPGTAAILKEIHLTSGKPLVQWKATEGLAQVYRWIEEGRDARAWIDLEIHLLQALSLEEIHRLRKLHPGFIHIRPVFPELEERRERLATAELPIEELFKQFYRRQTGGAEPEEALVRLFLELLSEEGEGA; the protein is encoded by the coding sequence ATGCGGATTTTGCACACGGCCGACTGGCACCTGGGGCGCACGCTGGAGGGGCGCAGCCGCCTGGATGAGCAGGCGCAGTTTCTGGATGAACTGCGCGCGCTGGCGGAGGAGGAAGCCATTGATCTGGTCCTGTTGGCCGGCGATGTGTTCGACACGGTGAATCCGCCGGCGGCTGCCGAACAGCTCTTTTACGAGAGCATCTCACGCCTGGCCGACAAGGGCAGGCGGCCGGTGGTGATCATTGCCGGCAACCACGACAGCCCGGATCGCCTCGCGGCGGCCACGCCGTTGGCCCGGGAACAGGGCATTACCCTGCTCGGCTATCCGGTTCGGGAAGCGCTCCGAATCCCCGTCCCGGCGGCGGGGGAGGTGCTCTGTCTGGCGGCGCTGGCCTATCCTTCCGAGTCGCGGCTGAATGAGCTGCTGGTTGAAAGCCAGCAGGAGGAACTGCTGCGGGATGCCTATGATGAACGGGTGAAGCATCTTTTTCATCAGCTGTCGGCCGCCTTTTCGCCGTCGACGGTCAATGTGGCGATGAGCCACCTGTTTGTGGCGGGAGGAAGCAGCAGTGATTCGGAACGTCCCATCGAGGTGGGCGGCGCCTATACGGTGCGGCCTTCCAGTCTGCCGGCGCATGCCCAGTATGTGGCGCTGGGACATTTGCACCGCCCGCAAGATGTGAAGCAGGCTCCGACCCTTGCCCGCTATGCCGGTTCGCCTTTGGCGTTCAGCTTTTCCGAAGCGGGTTACGCCAAGTCGGTGACGGTGGTGGACGTGCGACCCGGGACGGCCGCCATCCTGAAAGAGATTCATCTCACCAGCGGGAAGCCCCTGGTGCAGTGGAAGGCGACAGAAGGACTGGCCCAGGTTTACCGCTGGATCGAGGAAGGGAGGGACGCCAGGGCATGGATTGATTTGGAGATCCACCTCCTGCAGGCGCTCTCTCTGGAAGAGATTCACCGCTTGCGGAAACTTCACCCCGGTTTCATCCATATCCGCCCGGTTTTCCCGGAACTTGAGGAGCGAAGGGAGCGGCTGGCGACGGCGGAACTGCCGATTGAGGAGCTGTTCAAACAGTTTTACCGGCGCCAAACGGGCGGCGCCGAACCGGAGGAAGCGCTGGTGCGTCTTTTCTTGGAGCTGCTCAGCGAGGAAGGGGAGGGAGCGTAG
- a CDS encoding Rrf2 family transcriptional regulator, with protein sequence MKRISSRFSVAVHILSLLSLSASPCTSEFIAESVNTNPVIIRRIIGKLKKAGLVHVRSGTGGAYLGKDLDQITLLDVYRAVDVVENEGLFHFHGHPNPECPVGANIESVLRMIMLQAQSAMEQVLAQVTLKQLVAELSEKSG encoded by the coding sequence ATGAAAAGAATTAGCAGCCGCTTTTCCGTCGCAGTCCACATTTTGTCTCTTTTATCACTCAGTGCATCCCCATGCACGTCGGAATTCATTGCGGAAAGCGTCAATACGAATCCGGTGATTATCCGCAGAATCATTGGGAAGCTGAAAAAAGCGGGATTGGTACATGTGCGATCCGGAACCGGCGGAGCGTACCTGGGGAAAGATCTGGATCAGATTACGTTGCTTGACGTTTATCGGGCAGTTGATGTCGTTGAAAATGAGGGGCTTTTTCATTTCCATGGCCATCCCAATCCCGAATGTCCAGTGGGAGCAAACATTGAATCGGTTCTTCGCATGATCATGCTCCAAGCACAATCCGCGATGGAACAGGTATTGGCGCAAGTTACCCTCAAGCAGTTAGTGGCTGAACTTAGCGAGAAAAGCGGCTGA
- a CDS encoding NAD(P)-dependent oxidoreductase yields the protein MSIVITGATGHLGGLVIRHLLKKVPASKIIASVRNVEKASHLAELGVEVRYGDYNDYESMKKSFAGASKVLFISSPDFDNTLRVRQHANVVQAARDAGVNHIAYTGYAFAEEAKLSLALPHLATEYAIRTTNIPYTFLRNALYTDFFVHPGLKAAVEHGVLITNAGSGRLNTVTRNDLALAAATVLVEEGHENKTYNLVANQTWSFDDLAQILTALSGKKVIHQAVSFDEAKENFVKNGLPEPMAVEFAKIYHAIAEGETAKTSDDLQKLIGNATPLEETVKQVLQS from the coding sequence ATGTCCATTGTAATTACGGGCGCAACCGGCCATTTGGGAGGGCTTGTGATCCGGCACCTCTTGAAAAAAGTGCCCGCAAGCAAAATCATTGCCAGTGTCCGCAATGTAGAAAAGGCCTCCCATCTCGCCGAACTTGGAGTGGAGGTCCGCTACGGTGATTACAACGATTACGAATCGATGAAGAAGTCTTTTGCCGGGGCATCGAAGGTGCTGTTTATCTCAAGCCCGGATTTTGATAATACGTTGCGCGTTCGTCAGCATGCGAATGTGGTGCAAGCGGCCCGGGATGCAGGGGTAAACCATATCGCCTATACGGGATATGCCTTTGCTGAGGAGGCGAAATTATCCCTTGCACTACCCCATCTGGCGACCGAATATGCCATTCGTACCACGAACATCCCTTACACGTTCTTGCGCAATGCCCTGTATACCGATTTCTTTGTCCATCCGGGGCTGAAGGCGGCCGTGGAGCACGGGGTGTTGATAACGAATGCAGGAAGCGGACGGCTGAATACGGTGACCCGAAACGATCTTGCCCTTGCCGCCGCCACCGTACTCGTTGAAGAAGGGCATGAAAACAAGACGTATAACCTCGTTGCCAATCAAACATGGAGTTTCGACGATCTGGCGCAAATCCTGACGGCTCTTTCCGGCAAAAAGGTGATTCACCAGGCTGTTTCCTTTGACGAGGCAAAGGAAAACTTCGTCAAGAACGGACTCCCTGAGCCCATGGCTGTCGAATTTGCAAAAATCTATCATGCGATCGCCGAAGGTGAGACAGCAAAAACATCCGATGATCTGCAGAAGCTCATCGGAAATGCCACACCTTTAGAGGAAACCGTAAAACAAGTTTTGCAGAGTTAA
- a CDS encoding ABC transporter: protein MEQTPAVRVQNLSKSFTVKGQTEQILQNLSFQVKKGEIVSILGPSGCGKSTLLNILGGFEQPDSGTVLFGGTPVERPSRKCVMLFQNYGLLPWRSVLKNVELGLEGLSISKQQRRERALEYLKLVGLEEKADLFPPQLSGGMQQRVAIARALAIQPELLLMDEPFAALDTFNRYHLQDELLRIQSLEKTTIILVTHDIDEAVYLSDRVLLMSGNPGQIHREISIPTARPRDRGHGDFQHFRKMILDAFSFCNPVPSVEYSI from the coding sequence TTGGAGCAAACGCCTGCCGTTCGAGTGCAGAACCTGAGCAAAAGTTTTACTGTCAAGGGCCAAACGGAACAGATCTTGCAAAATCTCTCTTTTCAAGTGAAAAAAGGGGAGATCGTTTCCATCCTGGGACCGAGTGGCTGTGGCAAGAGCACATTGCTGAATATTCTCGGCGGGTTTGAACAACCAGATAGCGGAACGGTTCTTTTTGGAGGGACTCCAGTGGAGCGGCCCAGCCGAAAATGTGTCATGCTGTTTCAAAATTACGGGCTTTTGCCTTGGCGGTCAGTCCTGAAAAATGTGGAACTGGGATTGGAAGGATTGTCCATTTCCAAACAGCAACGCAGAGAGCGTGCTTTGGAGTACCTGAAGTTGGTAGGCCTGGAGGAAAAGGCGGATTTGTTCCCTCCCCAGTTGTCAGGCGGCATGCAGCAGCGGGTGGCGATTGCACGGGCCCTGGCCATCCAACCGGAATTGCTCTTGATGGATGAGCCGTTTGCCGCATTGGATACGTTCAACCGCTATCACTTGCAAGACGAGCTCCTCCGGATTCAAAGCCTGGAAAAAACAACGATTATTCTCGTGACACATGATATCGATGAAGCGGTCTATCTATCCGATCGGGTGTTGCTGATGAGCGGAAACCCCGGTCAGATTCACAGGGAAATCAGTATACCGACGGCACGGCCAAGAGATCGTGGCCATGGGGATTTCCAGCATTTCCGCAAGATGATCCTCGATGCGTTTTCATTTTGTAACCCTGTGCCGTCCGTCGAGTACAGCATTTAA
- a CDS encoding metal ABC transporter substrate-binding protein, protein MNRKARKWMIYFVLLVAVINLAACGSANEATGNSENGKRTIKIGYLPITHAVPLYIENELAELGKGQFKNFKLELVKFGSWPDLMDALNTGKIDGASVLVQLAMKAREQGIDIKAVALGHRDGNVIVTSNDVQSVADLKGKHFAIPHKFSTHHILFYQMLKQEGFQYKDVQVVELPPAEMPAALAEGRIAGYAVAEPFGARSVVIGKGKALFQSPELWKDSVCCVLVLRGELIQADREAVQELVSEYVKAGEMAESKDEQVRGIIAKYMDVDDKVLDLSLQWIVYDDLRLDEASYEQLRNYMIELGLSEKPPTYEEFVDSSFLDKVK, encoded by the coding sequence ATGAACAGAAAAGCGAGAAAATGGATGATCTATTTTGTGCTCCTTGTCGCCGTGATCAATCTCGCGGCTTGCGGTTCGGCCAATGAGGCGACGGGAAACAGCGAGAATGGCAAACGAACGATAAAAATTGGATATTTGCCGATTACTCACGCGGTGCCGCTGTACATTGAGAACGAACTGGCGGAACTGGGAAAAGGACAATTCAAAAACTTTAAATTGGAACTTGTCAAATTCGGTTCTTGGCCTGATTTGATGGATGCGCTGAACACGGGAAAGATTGATGGGGCCTCTGTTTTGGTGCAGCTGGCGATGAAAGCAAGGGAACAGGGCATTGACATCAAGGCGGTGGCGTTGGGCCACAGGGATGGAAATGTCATCGTCACCTCCAATGACGTTCAAAGCGTTGCCGACCTGAAGGGGAAACATTTTGCCATCCCGCACAAGTTTTCTACGCATCATATCCTGTTCTATCAGATGCTGAAACAGGAAGGCTTTCAATACAAGGATGTGCAAGTGGTGGAACTGCCGCCGGCAGAAATGCCCGCCGCCCTGGCGGAAGGCAGGATTGCGGGATATGCGGTGGCGGAGCCGTTTGGGGCCAGATCGGTGGTGATCGGGAAAGGGAAAGCCCTCTTTCAATCCCCTGAGCTTTGGAAAGATTCCGTTTGTTGCGTGCTGGTATTGCGGGGAGAGCTCATCCAAGCGGATCGGGAAGCCGTGCAAGAGCTTGTCAGTGAATATGTGAAAGCGGGAGAAATGGCAGAATCAAAAGATGAACAAGTTCGCGGCATCATTGCCAAATACATGGATGTCGATGACAAAGTGCTGGATTTGTCTCTGCAATGGATTGTTTACGACGATCTGAGGTTGGATGAAGCGTCCTATGAGCAGTTGAGGAACTACATGATCGAGTTGGGATTATCGGAAAAACCGCCTACTTACGAGGAGTTTGTCGACAGTTCGTTTCTGGATAAGGTGAAGTAA
- a CDS encoding sulfonate ABC transporter permease, whose amino-acid sequence MSALKKTSNVMIGVFALILVWQGIVLIGKYEESLFPPPAKVLQGIVSLIQNGTLFVHLKVSLFRFVIGYLSAVILAVVLGLILGRMQRLWAIVDPIVQVLRPISPIAWSPFIVLWFGIGDAPAIVIIFLAAFFPVLLSTISGVRRVDQTYLKVAQNLEIRKHHLLTKIIFPAAFPSIANGLHLAIGTSWIFLVSGEMVGAQSGLGYLIVDARNLLRLDLVFAGIIFIGICGLLLDKLIRLFERWIEKKWGIVTKQ is encoded by the coding sequence ATGAGCGCGTTGAAAAAAACGTCCAATGTGATGATCGGCGTATTTGCACTGATACTGGTTTGGCAAGGGATCGTTCTCATAGGGAAGTATGAGGAATCGCTGTTTCCGCCGCCTGCCAAAGTGTTGCAGGGAATTGTATCGCTGATACAAAACGGCACCTTGTTTGTTCATTTGAAAGTCAGTTTATTTCGTTTTGTGATTGGATATCTCTCGGCGGTCATCCTGGCGGTCGTGTTGGGGCTGATTTTAGGCCGCATGCAGAGGTTGTGGGCGATCGTCGATCCCATCGTCCAGGTGTTACGGCCGATTTCACCCATCGCTTGGTCGCCGTTTATCGTCCTGTGGTTTGGCATCGGTGACGCGCCTGCGATTGTGATTATCTTTCTGGCGGCGTTTTTTCCGGTGCTGCTCTCCACGATTTCGGGTGTGCGCAGGGTTGACCAAACATACTTGAAAGTGGCGCAAAATCTGGAGATCCGAAAACACCATTTGCTCACCAAAATCATTTTTCCGGCCGCCTTTCCATCCATTGCCAACGGTCTGCATCTTGCGATTGGCACATCTTGGATTTTCCTGGTGTCCGGGGAGATGGTCGGGGCCCAGTCGGGCCTGGGGTATCTGATCGTTGATGCGAGAAATTTGTTGCGGCTGGATCTGGTTTTTGCAGGCATCATTTTTATCGGCATTTGCGGACTGCTGCTTGATAAGCTCATCAGGCTGTTCGAGCGCTGGATTGAAAAGAAGTGGGGGATTGTGACGAAACAATAA